Genomic DNA from Podospora pseudoanserina strain CBS 124.78 chromosome 4, whole genome shotgun sequence:
CCTGCCACAGGTTGAAGTCATGATTCGTCGTAAAGATCAGTGGAAACGCTCCAAAAAAGAGATACAGCAGGCCCAAGAGCATGGCAGTGTAAATATTCAAGATCAAAGCCATGGGCTCAAACATCAGGATCTGGAACGGTCGCAACAGCGAAAGACCAACAGTCTTTGGAATCGACTTTGTCGACCGCTCAATCGGCGCATAATACCTCTCGTCACCCGTCTCCTTTCTGATTCTCGCTGCCTTTCTCTTCAACAGAACGGGATCTAAGTCATATGCAATCTTTTGtcagccaaaaaaaaaaaaaaaaaaaaggggggggaccggagttaaaaaaaaaaaacatacgGTACGTCTCCGGCACAAGCAACGCAATGCTCAAAAACAAGGCCCCGCTCAAAATAAGCAGATAATAATGCATCCACCTCCACTGAacaaacatcaccatcacacccCCAATCAGCGGCCCAGTCGACGGTCCAACAAATGGTGAGAGTGAGAAAATCGCCATGGGCATGAGCATCTTGTCGTGGGTGAACATGTCGCTAACCGTACCCCCAGACACAGACAAGAACGCACTCCCAGCCAAACCCTGGAAGAATCTCGAGACGATCATGGTCTGGATATTCTTCGCCAGCGCCGAAGGAATCAGAAAGATCATGAAGAACAAAAACGACGCGAGGTAGATGGGTCGTCGGCCATAAAACTCGGCCAGCGGCGACCAAAACGGACCGAGAGCAATCCCCAGGACATAAAACGACAACCCAAGCGTGACAACAATCCGGCTGCTGTTGAACTCGGACATCATGTCCGCATAAGAAGCAGTGTAAACCGCCGAACCATTCGTTCTAAATCCCAGTCGTCAGCCATCCACCCAAAACTTGCCTCAGGAGAGCAAAACGCACACACAAAACGATCCCACCGAGGTGATAAAAATCACCAACCACTTCCTCCACTGCGGCATACTCCTCGGACACATCGGGTCGttatcccccccatcccacgTAACCTCGTACGGATCAGTCAACGCGTCCGGGGCATCAACCTGAGAAGAAACAGCCTCaatgtcaccaccaccaccaccagcagcagcaacaccatcttcctccgATGAGCGGTCTACCAAATCATCAACCCCATACCCGTTATTCGACCTCTCCCGGTGAAGCGACAATCTGTTCTGGCTGGCGTGACTTTTCCGACTGATTCGGGATGCTGGACGGATGGGTTCTAGCGTTGGGCCTTTGAttgaagaggacg
This window encodes:
- a CDS encoding hypothetical protein (COG:S; EggNog:ENOG503NTW3) is translated as MATATTTTTTTTTTTTTTTDEKTAGHERTDDEDRSSSRDSSSSSIKGPTLEPIRPASRISRKSHASQNRLSLHRERSNNGYGVDDLVDRSSEEDGVAAAGGGGGDIEAVSSQVDAPDALTDPYEVTWDGGDNDPMCPRSMPQWRKWLVIFITSVGSFCVTNGSAVYTASYADMMSEFNSSRIVVTLGLSFYVLGIALGPFWSPLAEFYGRRPIYLASFLFFMIFLIPSALAKNIQTMIVSRFFQGLAGSAFLSVSGGTVSDMFTHDKMLMPMAIFSLSPFVGPSTGPLIGGVMVMFVQWRWMHYYLLILSGALFLSIALLVPETYHPVLLKRKAARIRKETGDERYYAPIERSTKSIPKTVGLSLLRPFQILMFEPMALILNIYTAMLLGLLYLFFGAFPLIFTTNHDFNLWQVGLTFTGLLVAMIIACCVTPLWNNFRHTLKERRRRKTGVLKDEPEDQLPQVIVGAPLITGGLFWFGFASTPEIHWIVPLIGSGVFGLGMSFAFTGVFTFLVAAYPRYAASALASNALVRCSFAAAFPLFGYQMYEALGFQWATGLLAFITLGLMPFPYIFFRYGRRIRERSRFASAT